In Hyla sarda isolate aHylSar1 chromosome 9, aHylSar1.hap1, whole genome shotgun sequence, the following proteins share a genomic window:
- the LAMP2 gene encoding lysosome-associated membrane glycoprotein 2 isoform X2, whose amino-acid sequence MERYLCGLIIYLLGLGLMSSEAFEVEVKDESKTCIHANLKVKFIIQYETINNTLKNTTLVAPDAVDTSGSTCGSTKEAPLLVVNFGNNHTWSVNFTKNSTVYSIDVIVFTYNTNDSALFPDAKIKGVFNTVRSIGESVPINETYICLHEEVLSTENVTQVYWNVSLLAYAQDVSLTKEFHCSGDTTPTKAPPTSVVPTANTTSAAPKPTPKPEDKPSTGNYSVLNGTEKCLLASMGLQLNTTLLVDGKNVRTTFNIDPNRTISSGDCGVNTAILRLNDSGIAIVELYFSIKLENFYLKEVNVTIRNATEMSRRTSTNLSLWEASVGNSYLCHKEQLIRVSEDLIINTFDVRVQPFNVQNGTYATASECFIDNDSILIPIIVGAALAGLIVIIVIAYLIGRRKTYAGYQTL is encoded by the exons ATGGAGCGTTACCTGTGCGGTTTGATCATCTACCTGCTTGGCTTAG GGCTCATGAGTTCAGAAGCTTTTGAAGTAGAGGTAAAAGATGAATCTAAAACCTGCATACATGCCAACCTGAAGGTGAAATTCATAATTCAGTATGAAACCATCAATAACACACTG AAGAACACCACATTAGTTGCACCTGATGCAGTGGACACAAGTGGCAGTACATGTGGCAGCACCAAGGAAGCTCCTTTGTTAGTAGTTAACTTTGGGAACAACCATACATGGAGTGTGAACTTCACCAAGAATAGTACGGTGTACAGTATTGATGTTATCGTCTTCACTTACAACACCAATGACAGTGCATTGTTTCCAGATgccaaaataaaag GGGTCTTTAATACTGTGAGGTCTATTGGCGAATCAGTACCAATAAATGAAACCTACATATGTTTACATGAAGAAGTGTTAAGTACGGAGAATGTCACACAAGTCTACTGGAATGTTTCCCTGCTAGCATATGCCCAGGATGTTTCCTTAACGAAAG AATTCCATTGCAGTGGAGACACCACACCGACCAAAGCTCCACCTACTTCTGTAGTACCTACAGCCAACACAACTTCAGCCGCTCCAAAACCAACCCCAAAACCTGAGGATAAGCCCAGCACTGGCAACTATAGTGTGCTAAATGGAACAGAGAAATGTTTGCTGGCTTCTATGGGTCTGCAACTTAATACCACTCTGCTTGTTGATGGAAAA AATGTTCGGACTACATTTAATATTGACCCTAACCGCACCATCAGTTCTGGAGACTGTGGTGTCAATACTGCCATTCTGAGGCTCAATGACAGTGGCATTGCTATTGTTGAGCTTTATTTCTCCATT AAACTGGAGAACTTCTATCTTAAAGAAGTTAATGTCACCATCAGAAATGCTACAg AAATGTCTCGCAGAACAAGCACCAACCTGAGCCTGTGGGAAGCGTCAGTAGGAAACTCTTACCTGTGTCACAAAGAGCAGCTCATCAGAGTGTCAGAAGACCTCATCATTAATACTTTTGATGTGAGAGTTCAGCCATTCAATGTTCAAAATGGAACATATGCTACAG CTTCTGAATGTTTCATCGACAACGACTCCATTTTAATTCCAATCATAGTTGGCGCTGCCCTTGCAGGCTTAATTGTCATTATTGTGATTGCTTACTTAATTGGTAGAAGAAAAACCTATGCCGGATATCAGACCCTATAA